The stretch of DNA GATGCGCCGCGAGCACACGACTCTCCGGGCCGGAGATCAAGATGACGTTTCCGCGCAAGCCGACATCCGCGCCGCTGTGTTTGGCGACGTCGCGTAGCAAGGCAGAGCCTGGGCCCGTGAGCCCGTGCAACACCTGAAGGTCGTCGACCTCGAGTCCTTCCGTGACGCTGCGCTCCGGCGCAGCTTGCTCGGCCATGTCCGTCTGTTGGTTTGTCTGCGAATCGGTGATTGAAGTCGTTTCCATGGATGGTTCGGATGAAGCCGGGGCAGGGTGAATCGGAGAGGCAGCAGCGCTCGAGGTGGACTCGTGGGTGGTGCCCTCAGAAGTTTGAGAAGGATCGGTCTCAGAGGCCGGATGTTCGTTCGGTGGAGCTGGTGGCAACTTTTCGAGGCTCTGCTGAGGTTTGAGATCGGCGGGGTATGGCCAGTGCGCGCCAAGAGACCAAGAGGCGCCCCTGGGCTCGACGAGGATATCCTGAGCCGCTAGCGACGCATAATGCCGACGCGGCCCACGTCTGCCCCCGCGCATGATCTGAGCGGTAAATGTCCCCCGCGGAGGCTCGCCAAACTAGGAAAGCTCGCGCATTTGCCCGGTTCCTCTGTGGCGCGACCAAGCAGCCCCGACCCGAGCGCTCACGTGAATCGGGTGCGTCAAGCGAGTCTCATGCCAACCATCGGACTCCACGAGCGGCAGGTATCGGGATCCCTCGCAAACGCACGCCGATCACTCAAGAGATCACGGCTGCGCTCGTCCTCCGACGATTTCCTTTCGACAACGGGGGCCGCCGAGCGGTCCTGCTTCGAAAACGCAGCTGCACGACACCCGTGCCGCGCGGCCGAATAAAAACTGCGTACCTCACGAGGGCGATCGCAACCGAACAGAATCGATGAGTCTGCTTCCTCGAGGTGCGTGGCGGAGCGCAGACCGAGTTTCGCGATCTTTCCGGGAAGAAAGTCACCCGGGGTAAGAGAACTAGGAGCGATGAACCACTAACGCGCTTCCATCAGCACAGCGCTTCGACCAGCACAGCGCTTCCACCAGCACAGCGCTTCCACCAGCACAGCGCTTCCACCAGCGAGCGCTTCGAGCAGCACGGCGCTTCCACCAGAACTGCCCGCTAACGCCCGCTACCCAGCGTCGCGCGCGGTACCGAGTGCCAGCTCCAACGCTATTTGTCGCTAGTCATTTCCTCTATGTGGCTGCGATCTAGCTGCACTCTAGCTGTGTACTCCCGCTCCCGCGCGGAACTAAGTTGGCGCGTTCCGAGCGCACACCTGAGGTGAGCACACACGAGCGGTGTGGACCTGATACAAAAATGTGATCGGCTAACTTGGGTAGCGTTGACAAGCGCCACCATCGAGATGCTAGTCTTAGAGCTGAGAGGGGAATTCGGGGGACAGCCGATCGTCTGACGTTGTGCCTGTAGCTGATGCAAGTCATCTACAGGAGAGGGGCCTCGAGTGAGGGGTTATGAGAGTCCCCTTCCGATTGAAGACGATCCTGCGCAACAAGAGGTGCGCCACCGTTTGGTGGCGCACCTCACCTATTTCGCATCGCTAGATGCGACATGAGCCAGTCGTCGGTACGTCCGGCGAGGGCTTCGAGGGAAACCTCGGGGAAAGAGTGTTGTGGTCCCACGGCCCCCTCTCGTTCTTTTTGTCAGCACCCCGGCCGCTGCGGGTTTCTTGGCCGGTTGAGCGCTGCCTCGCTAGGCGTGGGGCATGGCAGCGTGGAGCAAGTGGATCGGCGTGGGCACCGCAACCGGGATCATCCTGGCGCTGGTTCCTGTCGTCCGCGGCAACATCAAGCTCGAAGACGCGCTCAGCAAGGCGACTAGCTCCAGCGGCAGCAGCAGCCGTGGGGACGCCAAGGGCCCGAACCTCAAAGGTCTCGACTTGCTGCGGCTGCGACTCCAGCCCCGGCGCGTCACGTCGCCGCTACCAGACGGTCGCACGGCTGAACTCACCCTGGATCCAGCGCTGCAGCGTGCGGCGTTGTCAGTGATGAAGAAGTACCGCGTACCCGAGGCGGGGGCCGTGCTGATGGATGTGAAGAGTGGCGAGCTCCTGGTCTACGCGAGCTACGTCAACGAGGGGCCGAAGCTCGACCTCAACGTGCAAGTCGAGGCACCCGTTGCCAGTGTGTTCAAGGTCATCACTGCCTCCGCGCTGGTTGAAAACGCGCACCTGACTGCGAAGACCGAGCAGTGCTACCACGGCGGTCGCAGCCGAATCTCTGCCGACGAGCTGGAGGAGGATCCAGCGCGCGATAAGTGGTGCGCAACCTTGGCGGCAGCCATGGGACGCTCGCTCAACGTGGTGTTCGCGCGTCTCGCGCAAAAGCACCTCACCCCCGAGGAGCTCGAGGCGATGGCTGGCTCCTACGGATTCAACGCACCCATCCCCTTCGACGTCCCGACTCAGAAACCAACCGTTGACATAC from Polyangiaceae bacterium encodes:
- a CDS encoding penicillin-binding protein: MAAWSKWIGVGTATGIILALVPVVRGNIKLEDALSKATSSSGSSSRGDAKGPNLKGLDLLRLRLQPRRVTSPLPDGRTAELTLDPALQRAALSVMKKYRVPEAGAVLMDVKSGELLVYASYVNEGPKLDLNVQVEAPVASVFKVITASALVENAHLTAKTEQCYHGGRSRISADELEEDPARDKWCATLAAAMGRSLNVVFARLAQKHLTPEELEAMAGSYGFNAPIPFDVPTQKPTVDIPAEPLEFARTSAGFWHSKMSPLQGVSIAQTVANAGVAVRPRIVRSITKDREVEWEWDGKPEVMRRTIKPETAKELTRMMLQTVHNGSAYKQFHDKRGHAFIPNIHVAGKTGTLTAHKANRHYTWFVGFAPAEKPEVAVSVLVVNTPIWRIKGPMLAREVLRAYFEQRGKK